In a genomic window of Demequina muriae:
- a CDS encoding amino acid ABC transporter permease, with protein sequence MTTGGAPQITWQPSALEVDRRAHRRRTSGRSVLIALVSTVIFAVVVGTLVLSSPGWDSVRETFFNLEVAADSLPRILEGLWLNIRVLFFAAIGVAVLGTLLAVMRSLRGPVFFPVRALAAGYTDLFRGLPVLIVLYLVGFGIPALDPTQRYPAAVLGTIGITLCYAAYVAEVLRAGMDAVHPSQRIAARSLGLSHGETLRLVVIPQGLRKVVPALMNDFVSMQKDVGLISVLGAVDAIRAAQITQATTYNFTPYVVAGLLFVAMSFPMIRLTDHISARMARREQAGGTV encoded by the coding sequence CCCAGATCACCTGGCAGCCCAGCGCGCTCGAGGTCGACCGGCGCGCGCATCGGCGCAGGACCTCGGGGCGCTCCGTCCTCATCGCGCTCGTCTCGACGGTGATCTTCGCCGTCGTGGTGGGAACCCTCGTGCTCTCGTCCCCCGGCTGGGACTCCGTGCGCGAGACGTTCTTCAACCTCGAGGTGGCGGCGGATTCGCTGCCACGCATCCTCGAGGGGCTGTGGCTCAACATCCGCGTGCTGTTCTTCGCCGCGATCGGCGTCGCGGTGCTGGGCACGCTGCTCGCGGTGATGCGGTCGCTGCGCGGCCCGGTGTTCTTCCCCGTGCGAGCACTCGCCGCGGGGTACACCGACCTGTTCCGCGGCCTTCCCGTGCTCATCGTGCTGTACCTCGTCGGCTTCGGGATCCCCGCGCTCGACCCCACCCAGCGCTACCCCGCGGCCGTGCTCGGCACCATCGGCATCACGCTGTGCTACGCGGCCTACGTCGCCGAGGTGCTGCGCGCCGGGATGGACGCCGTACACCCCTCGCAGCGCATCGCGGCGCGCTCCCTCGGCCTGTCCCATGGAGAGACGCTGCGGCTCGTGGTGATCCCGCAAGGACTGCGCAAGGTCGTTCCGGCGCTGATGAATGACTTCGTATCGATGCAGAAGGACGTGGGACTGATCTCCGTCCTGGGCGCGGTGGACGCGATCCGGGCGGCGCAGATCACCCAGGCGACCACGTACAACTTCACGCCCTACGTCGTCGCCGGCCTCCTGTTCGTCGCCATGAGCTTCCCGATGATCCGGCTCACCGACCACATCTCGGCACGCATGGCCCGCCGGGAGCAGGCGGGAGGCACCGTATGA
- a CDS encoding amino acid ABC transporter ATP-binding protein — protein sequence MSVLDPHAVLQLQDVHKLFGDNHVLKGVDLEVASHEVVVVIGASGSGKSTLMRTINLIEQVDDGRILLSGDDITDPRADVDKVRSRIGVVFQHFNLFPHMRVIDNVTLAARRVHKIPAADARARGVDLLTRFGLGDKVDDYPDRLSGGQQQRVAIVRAILTDPELLLLDEITSALDPQLVGEVLDLVRSLKDAGSTILMATHEMSFARGVADRIVFMHQGRILEQGSPEEILDHPREEATREFLSRVMHR from the coding sequence ATGAGCGTCCTCGACCCACACGCCGTCCTCCAGCTGCAGGATGTCCACAAACTGTTCGGCGACAACCATGTCCTCAAGGGCGTGGACCTCGAGGTCGCCAGCCACGAGGTCGTCGTGGTCATCGGCGCGTCCGGGTCAGGCAAGTCGACCCTGATGCGCACCATCAACCTGATCGAGCAGGTCGACGACGGCCGCATCCTGCTGTCCGGCGACGACATCACCGACCCCCGGGCCGACGTCGACAAGGTCAGGTCGCGCATCGGCGTCGTGTTCCAGCACTTCAACCTGTTTCCCCACATGCGCGTCATCGACAACGTCACGCTGGCGGCCAGGCGCGTGCACAAGATCCCAGCGGCCGATGCGCGGGCTCGCGGGGTGGACCTGCTCACCCGCTTCGGGCTGGGCGACAAGGTCGACGACTATCCCGACCGCCTGTCAGGGGGACAGCAGCAGCGCGTCGCGATCGTCCGTGCGATCCTCACGGACCCGGAGCTGCTGCTCCTGGACGAGATCACCTCGGCGCTCGACCCGCAGCTGGTGGGCGAGGTGCTGGACCTGGTGAGGTCGCTCAAGGACGCAGGATCCACGATCCTCATGGCCACGCACGAGATGTCGTTCGCGCGCGGCGTGGCCGACCGCATCGTGTTCATGCATCAGGGACGCATCCTCGAACAGGGCTCGCCTGAGGAGATTCTCGACCACCCCCGCGAGGAGGCCACGCGCGAGTTCCTGTCGCGCGTGATGCACCGCTAG
- a CDS encoding glycoside hydrolase family 65 protein: MKAAHRPFGDNSAPDYLDRLRFPVDPWRLVETEFSRKDIGVTETLFAVGNGYLGLRGNVEDGHDAHAHGTFINGFHETWKILHAEEAYGFARTGQTIVNVPDPKIIRLYVNDEPLLLSIADLVSYSRVLDMRDGVLSRDLLWRTPSGNRVRVRSKRMVSFAQRHLALMTFEVTLLDEEAPIAISSQLLNRQAGLDEYRANPSPDVIADPRKAERLETRVLEPRLHHAEGDRVVLGYQAASSDMTLATAMEHWVDFEDDYDRVTEVEQDYAKHVFRARAKPGQTFSLTKVVSYHTSRAVPARELADRCNRTLDRVRSEGISTQFEDQRQWLADFWDRSDVEIEGHDSVQQAVRWNLFQLAQAAARGDGHGIAAKGVTGSGYGGHYFWDSEIYALPFFTYTSPVIARNALRYRYRMLGAAERRAGELAQNGALFPWRTINGEEASAYYAAGTAQYHIDADIAYAIDKYVRATGDDDFLAREGIDILVQTARMWADLGFWRRVAGNGESFRIHGVTGPDEYTTVVNDNLYTNVMARFNLRCAAESVRKLQDRWPDQFSRLVSRLEVTEQEIQEWERAADGMAILWDEQLGIHPQDALFNEREVWDLANTPAEKRPLLLHFHPLVIYRFQVLKQADVVLALFLQGEDFTAEQKKADFDYYDPITTGDSTLSGVVQSIIAAEVGYHELALRYFWDSLYVDLGDLHSNASDGVHVASTGGVWSALVYGFGGFRDQNDVLKFDPRLPDGWDSLTFRLSQRGTRVKVVVRPEDVTFSIEEGPGLSVEVRGARFSLTQLQPLTVPLDGQGPRLAGAPDATAFHGTVRADGTVIRPSLPANVNDDVAPTHEIDLEAVAERVQE, from the coding sequence GTGAAGGCTGCGCACCGCCCGTTCGGGGACAACAGCGCCCCGGACTACTTGGACCGGCTCCGGTTCCCCGTCGACCCATGGCGCCTGGTGGAGACCGAGTTCTCCCGCAAGGACATCGGCGTCACGGAGACGTTGTTCGCGGTCGGCAACGGCTACCTGGGACTGCGAGGAAACGTCGAGGACGGGCACGATGCGCATGCGCACGGCACCTTCATCAACGGCTTCCACGAGACCTGGAAGATCCTGCACGCGGAGGAGGCGTACGGCTTCGCGCGCACGGGCCAGACCATCGTCAACGTGCCCGATCCCAAGATCATCCGCCTCTACGTCAACGACGAGCCGCTGCTGCTGTCCATCGCCGACCTCGTGAGCTATTCGCGCGTCCTGGACATGCGCGACGGAGTGCTGTCCCGTGATCTGCTGTGGCGCACGCCGTCGGGCAACCGCGTGCGGGTGCGATCCAAGCGCATGGTGTCCTTCGCGCAGCGCCACCTCGCGCTCATGACGTTCGAGGTCACGCTGCTCGACGAGGAGGCGCCCATCGCCATCTCGTCGCAGCTCCTCAATCGTCAGGCGGGTCTCGACGAGTACCGCGCCAACCCGTCTCCCGACGTCATCGCCGACCCGCGCAAGGCGGAGCGCCTCGAGACCCGCGTGCTCGAGCCGCGCCTCCACCACGCCGAGGGCGACCGCGTGGTCCTGGGGTACCAGGCGGCCAGCTCCGACATGACCCTCGCGACGGCGATGGAGCACTGGGTCGACTTCGAGGACGACTACGACCGGGTCACCGAGGTGGAGCAGGACTACGCCAAGCACGTGTTCCGAGCGCGCGCCAAGCCGGGCCAGACCTTCTCGCTCACCAAGGTGGTCAGCTATCACACGTCGCGGGCCGTGCCCGCGCGCGAGCTGGCCGACCGCTGCAACCGCACTCTCGACCGCGTGCGCTCCGAGGGCATCAGCACTCAGTTTGAGGACCAGCGCCAGTGGCTCGCGGACTTCTGGGACCGTTCCGACGTGGAGATCGAGGGGCACGACAGCGTCCAGCAGGCGGTGCGGTGGAACCTCTTCCAGCTGGCCCAGGCGGCCGCGCGTGGCGATGGCCACGGCATCGCGGCCAAGGGCGTCACCGGGTCCGGCTACGGGGGTCACTACTTCTGGGACTCCGAGATCTACGCCCTGCCCTTCTTCACCTACACCTCCCCGGTGATCGCGCGCAACGCGCTGCGGTACCGCTACCGCATGCTCGGTGCGGCCGAGAGGCGCGCGGGGGAGCTGGCGCAGAACGGCGCGCTGTTCCCATGGCGCACCATCAACGGCGAAGAGGCCTCCGCGTACTACGCGGCCGGCACCGCGCAGTATCACATCGACGCCGACATCGCCTATGCGATCGACAAGTACGTGCGCGCCACCGGCGACGACGACTTCCTGGCGCGGGAGGGCATCGACATCCTGGTGCAGACCGCCCGCATGTGGGCGGATCTGGGCTTCTGGCGCCGCGTGGCAGGCAACGGGGAGTCGTTCCGCATCCACGGCGTCACCGGTCCGGACGAGTACACCACGGTGGTCAACGACAACCTGTACACGAACGTGATGGCGCGGTTCAACCTCCGGTGCGCAGCCGAGAGCGTGCGCAAGCTCCAGGACCGCTGGCCCGACCAGTTCTCGCGGCTCGTGTCGCGCCTCGAGGTCACCGAGCAGGAGATCCAGGAATGGGAGCGCGCTGCCGACGGGATGGCTATCCTCTGGGACGAGCAGCTCGGCATCCACCCGCAGGACGCGCTGTTCAACGAGCGCGAGGTGTGGGATCTCGCGAACACGCCGGCCGAGAAGCGCCCGCTGCTGCTGCACTTCCATCCGCTGGTCATCTACCGCTTCCAGGTCCTCAAGCAGGCGGATGTGGTGCTCGCGCTGTTCCTGCAGGGCGAGGACTTCACCGCCGAGCAGAAGAAGGCGGACTTCGACTACTACGACCCGATCACGACGGGCGACTCGACGCTCTCCGGCGTGGTGCAGTCGATCATCGCGGCCGAGGTGGGCTACCACGAACTCGCGCTGCGCTACTTCTGGGACAGTCTCTACGTCGACCTCGGAGACCTGCACTCGAACGCCTCTGACGGCGTGCACGTCGCCTCCACCGGCGGCGTGTGGTCGGCTCTCGTGTACGGGTTCGGCGGCTTCCGCGACCAGAACGACGTGCTCAAGTTCGACCCACGTCTGCCCGACGGGTGGGACTCGCTGACGTTCCGTCTCAGCCAGCGCGGCACGCGCGTCAAGGTCGTGGTGCGCCCCGAGGACGTCACGTTCTCCATCGAGGAGGGACCGGGACTCTCGGTCGAGGTGCGCGGCGCGCGGTTCTCGCTCACGCAGCTGCAGCCGCTGACGGTTCCTCTCGACGGTCAGGGACCGCGTCTTGCTGGAGCGCCCGACGCCACGGCGTTCCACGGCACGGTGCGCGCGGATGGCACCGTCATCCGCCCGTCTCTGCCGGCGAATGTGAACGACGATGTGGCGCCCACGCACGAGATCGACCTCGAGGCGGTGGCCGAGCGCGTCCAGGAGTGA
- a CDS encoding HAD family hydrolase — protein MHTAWAIPQWEDRRFGAALFDLDGVLTPTAEVHMKAWNRMFTDYFTAHGITPEYTDDDYFAYVDGKPRYDGVRACLASRGVVLPEGTPADAPGTETICGVGNVKNDAFEAILHEEGVEAYPGSVALLDHLEALGVPMAVVSSSRNAPAVLAAAGLAPRFDVVVDGNVVATEGIAGKPAPDMFSLAARRLGVTDEVSVVVEDALSGVQAGAAGDFGLVVGVDRGAGAQTLIDNGADVVVDDLEELIDQ, from the coding sequence ATGCACACTGCCTGGGCCATCCCCCAATGGGAGGACCGCCGCTTCGGCGCGGCGCTGTTCGACCTCGACGGCGTGCTGACGCCCACCGCCGAGGTGCACATGAAGGCGTGGAATCGCATGTTCACGGACTACTTCACCGCTCACGGCATCACGCCGGAGTACACCGACGACGACTACTTCGCGTACGTCGACGGCAAGCCCCGCTACGACGGCGTCCGGGCCTGCCTGGCCTCCCGCGGCGTGGTGCTGCCCGAGGGCACGCCGGCGGATGCGCCTGGCACGGAGACCATCTGCGGAGTCGGAAACGTCAAGAACGATGCCTTCGAGGCCATCCTCCACGAGGAAGGGGTCGAGGCGTATCCGGGCTCAGTTGCCCTCCTCGATCATCTTGAGGCGCTCGGCGTCCCGATGGCAGTCGTGTCCAGCTCGCGCAATGCGCCCGCCGTCCTCGCCGCCGCGGGCCTCGCGCCCCGCTTCGACGTCGTGGTCGACGGCAACGTGGTCGCGACCGAGGGCATCGCAGGCAAGCCCGCCCCCGACATGTTCTCTCTCGCAGCGCGTCGGCTCGGCGTCACCGATGAGGTGTCGGTGGTCGTCGAGGACGCCCTGTCCGGCGTCCAGGCGGGCGCGGCCGGCGACTTCGGTCTCGTGGTCGGAGTCGATCGCGGTGCGGGAGCGCAGACGCTGATCGACAACGGCGCGGACGTCGTCGTGGACGACCTTGAGGAGCTGATCGACCAGTGA